From a single Chlorocebus sabaeus isolate Y175 chromosome X, mChlSab1.0.hap1, whole genome shotgun sequence genomic region:
- the LOC140710745 gene encoding cancer/testis antigen 47A-like gives MSATGDRHPAEGDQEAPVSQEGAQAEAAGAGNPEGGDSGLHSSDMVPAAEVVGVAGPMEGLREEEGEQAAGLATVPGGGSAEEDPNIGPAAEEEEEEEEEEEEEERNVAGNLDLAEVTRRYPAAGIRFVFLDLVHSLLRRLYRNDHILIATRHHSRLMVGPRAAAPNRRVEPSLLLVLQRLAAGAAALEGQGLGLIQEAASVPEPAVPGDLAEMAREPTEEAAEEPVEEATEEEAAEEATEEEATEEKPAEEATEEPATEKPAAEEATAPEGEERASGSKVTKSQPEKWDEEAQDAAGEEEKGQGKEKDAENKAKNSKGT, from the exons ATGTCTGCCACAGGGGACCGACACCCGGCCGAAGGGGACCAGGAGGCCCCGGTAAGCCAGGAGGGAGCGCAGGCCGAGGCGGCCGGAGCTGGTAACCCGGAGGGCGGCGACTCCGGCCTCCACAGTAGCGACATGGTGCCTGCCGCTGAGGTGGTCGGAGTCGCAGGGCCCATGGAAGGCctcagggaggaggagggtgagcaGGCGGCAGGCCTGGCCACAGTCCCCGGGGGCGGGAGCGCCGAGGAGGACCCGAACATCGGGCCGGCggcggaggaagaggaggaggaggaggaggaggaggaggaagaagagaggaacgTGGCAGGCAACCTCGACCTGGCGGAGGTCACCCGTCGCTACCCTGCGGCGGGCATTCGCTTTGTGTTCCTGGATCTGGTCCACTCCCTTCTCCGCCGCCTCTATCGCAACGACCACATCCTGATAGCGACCCGTCACCACAGCCGCCTGATGGTGGGGCCCCGCGCTGCTGCACCCAACCGCAGGGTCGAGCCCTCCCTGCTGCTGGTGCTCCAGAGGCTGGCCGCGGGGGCCGCAGCCCTGGAAGGCCAGGGCCTGGGCCTGATCCAGGAGGCCGCGTCGGTCCCAGAGCCTGCAGTGCCAGGCGACCTGGCCGAGATGGCCAGGGAGCCCACAGAGGAGGCCGCAGAGGAGCCGGTggaggaggccacagaggaggaggctgcagaggaggccacagaggaggaggccacagaggagaAGCCCGCAGAGGAGGCCACAGAGGAACCGGCCACAGAGAAACCGGCCGCAGAGGAGGCCACGGCCCCTGAGGGTGAGGAACGGGCTAGCGGCAGCA AAGTCACTAAATCTCAGCCTGAAAAGTGGGATGAAGAGGCCCAAGATGCTGCAGGCGAGGAAGagaaaggacaaggaaaagagaaggatgcGGAAAACAAGGCGAAGAACTCCAAGGGGACCTAG
- the LOC140710747 gene encoding cancer/testis antigen family 47 member B1-like isoform X3, with translation MSATGDRHPAEGDQEAPVSQEGAQAEAAGAGNPEGGDSGLHSSDMVPAAEVVGVAGPMEGLREEEGEQAAGLATVPGGGSAEEDPNIGPAAEEEEEEEEEEEEEEERNVAGNLDLAEVTRRYPAAGIRFVFLDLVHSLLRRLYRNDHILIATRHHSRLMVGPRTAAPNRRVEPSLLLVLQRLAAGAAALEGQGLGLIQEAASVPEPAVPGDLAEMAREPTEEAAEEPEEATEEKPAEEATEEPATEKPAAEEATAPEEVTKSQPEKWDEEAQDAAGEEEKGQGKEKDAENKAKNSKGT, from the exons ATGTCTGCCACAGGGGACCGACACCCGGCCGAAGGGGACCAGGAGGCCCCGGTAAGCCAGGAGGGAGCGCAGGCCGAGGCGGCCGGAGCTGGTAACCCGGAGGGCGGCGACTCCGGCCTCCACAGTAGCGACATGGTGCCTGCGGCTGAGGTGGTCGGAGTCGCAGGGCCCATGGAAGGCctcagggaggaggagggtgagcaGGCAGCAGGCCTGGCCACAGTCCCCGGGGGCGGGAGCGCCGAGGAGGACCCGAACATCGGGCCGGCggcggaggaagaggaggaggaggaggaggaggaggaggaggaagaagagaggaacgTGGCGGGCAACCTCGACCTGGCGGAGGTCACCCGTCGCTACCCTGCGGCGGGCATTCGCTTTGTGTTCCTGGATCTGGTCCACTCCCTTCTCCGCCGCCTCTATCGCAACGACCACATCCTGATAGCGACCCGTCACCACAGCCGCCTGATGGTGGGGCCCCGCACTGCTGCACCCAACCGCAGGGTCGAGCCCTCCCTGCTGCTGGTGCTCCAGAGGCTGGCCGCGGGGGCCGCAGCCCTGGAAGGCCAGGGCCTGGGCCTGATCCAGGAGGCCGCGTCGGTCCCAGAGCCTGCAGTGCCAGGCGACCTGGCCGAGATGGCCAGGGAGCCCACAGAGGAGGCCGCAGAGGAGCCG gaggaggccacagaggagaAGCCCGCAGAGGAGGCCACAGAGGAACCGGCCACAGAGAAACCGGCCGCAGAGGAGGCCACGGCCCCTGAGG AAGTCACTAAATCTCAGCCTGAAAAGTGGGATGAAGAGGCCCAAGATGCTGCAGGCGAGGAAGagaaaggacaaggaaaagagaaggatgcGGAAAACAAGGCGAAGAACTCCAAGGGGACCTAG
- the LOC140710747 gene encoding cancer/testis antigen family 47 member B1-like isoform X2, whose protein sequence is MSATGDRHPAEGDQEAPVSQEGAQAEAAGAGNPEGGDSGLHSSDMVPAAEVVGVAGPMEGLREEEGEQAAGLATVPGGGSAEEDPNIGPAAEEEEEEEEEEEEEEERNVAGNLDLAEVTRRYPAAGIRFVFLDLVHSLLRRLYRNDHILIATRHHSRLMVGPRTAAPNRRVEPSLLLVLQRLAAGAAALEGQGLGLIQEAASVPEPAVPGDLAEMAREPTEEAAEEPVEEEATEEKPAEEATEEPATEKPAAEEATAPEEVTKSQPEKWDEEAQDAAGEEEKGQGKEKDAENKAKNSKGT, encoded by the exons ATGTCTGCCACAGGGGACCGACACCCGGCCGAAGGGGACCAGGAGGCCCCGGTAAGCCAGGAGGGAGCGCAGGCCGAGGCGGCCGGAGCTGGTAACCCGGAGGGCGGCGACTCCGGCCTCCACAGTAGCGACATGGTGCCTGCGGCTGAGGTGGTCGGAGTCGCAGGGCCCATGGAAGGCctcagggaggaggagggtgagcaGGCAGCAGGCCTGGCCACAGTCCCCGGGGGCGGGAGCGCCGAGGAGGACCCGAACATCGGGCCGGCggcggaggaagaggaggaggaggaggaggaggaggaggaggaagaagagaggaacgTGGCGGGCAACCTCGACCTGGCGGAGGTCACCCGTCGCTACCCTGCGGCGGGCATTCGCTTTGTGTTCCTGGATCTGGTCCACTCCCTTCTCCGCCGCCTCTATCGCAACGACCACATCCTGATAGCGACCCGTCACCACAGCCGCCTGATGGTGGGGCCCCGCACTGCTGCACCCAACCGCAGGGTCGAGCCCTCCCTGCTGCTGGTGCTCCAGAGGCTGGCCGCGGGGGCCGCAGCCCTGGAAGGCCAGGGCCTGGGCCTGATCCAGGAGGCCGCGTCGGTCCCAGAGCCTGCAGTGCCAGGCGACCTGGCCGAGATGGCCAGGGAGCCCACAGAGGAGGCCGCAGAGGAGCCGGTggaggag gaggccacagaggagaAGCCCGCAGAGGAGGCCACAGAGGAACCGGCCACAGAGAAACCGGCCGCAGAGGAGGCCACGGCCCCTGAGG AAGTCACTAAATCTCAGCCTGAAAAGTGGGATGAAGAGGCCCAAGATGCTGCAGGCGAGGAAGagaaaggacaaggaaaagagaaggatgcGGAAAACAAGGCGAAGAACTCCAAGGGGACCTAG
- the LOC140710747 gene encoding cancer/testis antigen 47A-like isoform X1: MSATGDRHPAEGDQEAPVSQEGAQAEAAGAGNPEGGDSGLHSSDMVPAAEVVGVAGPMEGLREEEGEQAAGLATVPGGGSAEEDPNIGPAAEEEEEEEEEEEEEEERNVAGNLDLAEVTRRYPAAGIRFVFLDLVHSLLRRLYRNDHILIATRHHSRLMVGPRTAAPNRRVEPSLLLVLQRLAAGAAALEGQGLGLIQEAASVPEPAVPGDLAEMAREPTEEAAEEPVEEATEEEAAEEATEEEATEEKPAEEATEEPATEKPAAEEATAPEGEERASGSKVTKSQPEKWDEEAQDAAGEEEKGQGKEKDAENKAKNSKGT, from the exons ATGTCTGCCACAGGGGACCGACACCCGGCCGAAGGGGACCAGGAGGCCCCGGTAAGCCAGGAGGGAGCGCAGGCCGAGGCGGCCGGAGCTGGTAACCCGGAGGGCGGCGACTCCGGCCTCCACAGTAGCGACATGGTGCCTGCGGCTGAGGTGGTCGGAGTCGCAGGGCCCATGGAAGGCctcagggaggaggagggtgagcaGGCAGCAGGCCTGGCCACAGTCCCCGGGGGCGGGAGCGCCGAGGAGGACCCGAACATCGGGCCGGCggcggaggaagaggaggaggaggaggaggaggaggaggaggaagaagagaggaacgTGGCGGGCAACCTCGACCTGGCGGAGGTCACCCGTCGCTACCCTGCGGCGGGCATTCGCTTTGTGTTCCTGGATCTGGTCCACTCCCTTCTCCGCCGCCTCTATCGCAACGACCACATCCTGATAGCGACCCGTCACCACAGCCGCCTGATGGTGGGGCCCCGCACTGCTGCACCCAACCGCAGGGTCGAGCCCTCCCTGCTGCTGGTGCTCCAGAGGCTGGCCGCGGGGGCCGCAGCCCTGGAAGGCCAGGGCCTGGGCCTGATCCAGGAGGCCGCGTCGGTCCCAGAGCCTGCAGTGCCAGGCGACCTGGCCGAGATGGCCAGGGAGCCCACAGAGGAGGCCGCAGAGGAGCCGGTggaggaggccacagaggaggaggctgcagaggaggccacagaggaggaggccacagaggagaAGCCCGCAGAGGAGGCCACAGAGGAACCGGCCACAGAGAAACCGGCCGCAGAGGAGGCCACGGCCCCTGAGGGTGAGGAACGGGCTAGCGGCAGCA AAGTCACTAAATCTCAGCCTGAAAAGTGGGATGAAGAGGCCCAAGATGCTGCAGGCGAGGAAGagaaaggacaaggaaaagagaaggatgcGGAAAACAAGGCGAAGAACTCCAAGGGGACCTAG